From a single Loigolactobacillus coryniformis subsp. coryniformis KCTC 3167 = DSM 20001 genomic region:
- a CDS encoding glycosyltransferase family 4 protein: MLDIHMFSTATKVKGQGVGSAYMELVQLLQRHFQNEFKVSINQYGRSDISHYHTINFRFFLSTFFRRRGRKIGYVHFLPETLEGSLTIPQPFKGIFYHYVIAFYRRMDHLVVVNPSFIPKLIAYQIPANKITYIPNFVSRKEFYPQSPEQITALRQHYQIPADQFVILGAGQIQERKGVDDFVELARRNPDIQFIWAGGFSFGKMTDGYERYKKIVDTPPANLRFTGIIERSELMNFYNLSDLFLLPSYNELFPMSVLESFACGTPVLLRDLSLYRAIIAGYYVAATDVDDMHQKIADLREKPASLAYMQQQAQAAADYYSEERLVKIWHRFYVEQAKEG, encoded by the coding sequence ATGTTAGACATACACATGTTTTCTACGGCCACTAAGGTCAAGGGACAAGGCGTTGGTAGTGCTTATATGGAGTTAGTCCAGCTACTGCAACGCCATTTTCAAAATGAATTTAAGGTCAGCATTAATCAATATGGTCGTTCAGATATTAGTCATTACCACACGATCAATTTTCGGTTTTTTCTCTCAACTTTTTTCCGGCGCCGAGGCCGTAAAATTGGTTATGTTCATTTTTTGCCGGAAACGCTAGAAGGTAGTTTAACGATTCCGCAGCCGTTTAAAGGGATTTTTTATCATTATGTGATCGCCTTTTATCGGCGGATGGATCACTTAGTGGTGGTTAATCCTAGTTTTATTCCTAAGCTGATCGCCTACCAAATTCCAGCTAACAAAATTACATATATTCCTAATTTTGTGTCGCGTAAGGAGTTTTATCCGCAATCACCAGAACAGATCACGGCGTTACGGCAGCATTATCAGATTCCAGCTGATCAGTTTGTGATCCTCGGTGCGGGACAGATTCAAGAGCGCAAAGGGGTTGACGATTTTGTCGAATTAGCTCGACGTAATCCCGATATTCAGTTTATTTGGGCCGGTGGTTTTTCTTTTGGCAAAATGACTGACGGTTATGAGCGTTACAAAAAAATCGTTGATACGCCCCCAGCAAATTTACGATTTACTGGGATCATCGAGCGGTCGGAACTGATGAACTTTTATAATCTAAGTGACTTATTCTTGCTGCCTTCCTACAACGAGTTGTTCCCGATGTCGGTATTGGAAAGCTTTGCTTGTGGGACACCAGTCTTGTTGCGTGATCTATCTTTGTATCGTGCGATCATTGCCGGTTACTACGTTGCTGCTACCGATGTTGACGATATGCATCAAAAAATCGCTGATCTGCGAGAAAAACCCGCTTCACTGGCTTATATGCAGCAACAAGCTCAGGCGGCGGCTGATTATTATTCAGAAGAGCGTTTGGTGAAAATCTGGCATCGTTTTTACGTTGAACAGGCTAAAGAGGGCTAG
- a CDS encoding lysylphosphatidylglycerol synthase transmembrane domain-containing protein yields MSRKNIAVLIGMLLLGGGIFAYELRTVRLSQLLREIAQLNWWWLLVAAGCMGLYWLMEAFVVKLLLKGRVDHFSFKNALRIPLVEQLFNSLTPFSSGGQPAQLMALMQSGVDGGRASSLLLMKFIVFQAMVLINFILTLVFGFKLVAAKFTYLAWLVVFGFLIHLAVITGLLLVMYWYNFTKGLVRLLLRPLHWVMAESRVNKLEATLNLKIDNFYRESLRIKNQTGMLIKASILTFIQLIFYYSVPYFVLLALGLQPSFMEVLVMHIMIVMIISLFPIPGGSGGAEISFRALFATFVVVNSKLVLAMILWRFMTYYLGMFIGIFALVVKPDKVKEID; encoded by the coding sequence ATGAGTCGAAAAAATATTGCAGTCCTAATTGGGATGTTGCTATTAGGCGGTGGCATTTTTGCCTACGAGTTGCGTACGGTGCGTTTGAGTCAATTATTACGCGAAATTGCACAACTTAATTGGTGGTGGTTATTGGTAGCAGCTGGGTGCATGGGCCTCTATTGGCTGATGGAAGCCTTTGTCGTTAAATTATTACTAAAGGGGCGCGTCGATCATTTTTCGTTTAAAAACGCGTTGCGGATACCGCTAGTTGAGCAGCTATTTAATTCATTGACGCCATTTTCTTCTGGTGGGCAACCGGCCCAGTTGATGGCGTTGATGCAATCGGGAGTCGATGGTGGCCGGGCTAGTTCATTACTATTGATGAAGTTTATTGTTTTTCAAGCAATGGTGTTGATCAACTTCATCTTGACCTTGGTTTTTGGCTTTAAGTTAGTTGCGGCTAAGTTCACTTATCTGGCTTGGCTAGTTGTTTTTGGTTTTCTGATTCACTTGGCGGTCATTACGGGACTACTACTGGTCATGTATTGGTACAATTTCACCAAAGGCTTGGTACGATTATTGTTACGGCCACTACATTGGGTAATGGCTGAGTCACGGGTCAATAAGTTAGAGGCAACTTTAAACCTTAAGATCGATAATTTTTATCGCGAAAGTTTGCGCATCAAAAATCAAACCGGCATGTTGATCAAAGCTAGCATACTGACTTTTATTCAATTGATCTTTTACTATAGCGTGCCGTATTTTGTGTTATTAGCCCTAGGGCTGCAGCCAAGCTTTATGGAAGTTTTAGTGATGCATATTATGATTGTCATGATCATTTCACTATTTCCGATCCCAGGCGGTTCTGGAGGCGCAGAGATCAGCTTCCGTGCGCTATTTGCGACCTTTGTTGTGGTAAATAGTAAATTAGTATTGGCGATGATCCTGTGGCGGTTTATGACTTATTATTTAGGGATGTTTATTGGCATCTTTGCTTTAGTCGTCAAGCCGGATAAAGTGAAAGAAATTGATTAG
- a CDS encoding YkuJ family protein, which produces MKSSQLVAIISRLEAMQQGSADDEVRTRRFEKNGAERGLVSFDPQTETYELEELTNHQKFEFDDIDLIAMEIYDLLDD; this is translated from the coding sequence ATGAAAAGCTCACAGCTAGTTGCGATCATCAGTCGTTTGGAAGCCATGCAGCAAGGTTCTGCGGACGATGAAGTCCGGACTCGCCGCTTTGAAAAAAATGGTGCCGAACGTGGTTTAGTCAGTTTTGACCCACAAACAGAAACTTACGAGTTAGAAGAATTAACTAATCATCAAAAATTTGAGTTCGATGATATTGATCTAATTGCGATGGAAATCTATGATCTGCTTGATGACTAA